The nucleotide window CCACCATAAATGCCACTTGTTCTTTTTCGGCTTTAGCTTTTCCAGTGACTGCTTTTTTTACTTGCAAGGGGGTATATTCGTGAAAATTTCCATGAACTTGGAGAATTTTTAACATCAATGCCCCACGAAATTGGGCCAATTTCAAAACAGTTTTAGGGTTAAACGCAAAGAAAATATCTTCAATCGCCACTTCATTGATGGTGTGGTTTTTAAACACCATGTCTAATCCCTCTACTAATTCCATAATCTGATCTTGTAACACTCGCTCTTTAATACGAATAAGTCCCGCTTCTACCAAACGTACCTTTTGCCCCTCTTTTTGGATGAGGGCATACCCACAATTACGGGTTCCAGGATCAATTCCTAAAATAATCATAGCACTCTTTTTCACAGTTTTATTCACAGGGTGAAAAACTTTTTCACTCCTTTGTTTCTTAACATTGAATTCAACTATAAAAAGGTAAAATATCTCCTTAATCACGCGCCTTTATAGCAGGAGTCCTTTTGTTAGCTGATACTATTT belongs to Sulfurospirillum tamanense and includes:
- the ruvC gene encoding crossover junction endodeoxyribonuclease RuvC is translated as MIILGIDPGTRNCGYALIQKEGQKVRLVEAGLIRIKERVLQDQIMELVEGLDMVFKNHTINEVAIEDIFFAFNPKTVLKLAQFRGALMLKILQVHGNFHEYTPLQVKKAVTGKAKAEKEQVAFMVGRILGIKQAIKPLDITDAIAVALTHAQRVR